The window GAGAGGATCCAGATGTCAGCCCGGCTAATAAACACATCAGATTTCAATCTCCGCAGCCATGGGATCGCTTTATCCTCCCTGCACTTCCAGCTCTGAAAGCAATTTTGCCTTCAAACGAGCACAGCCTCCTCCCCGCCCACGGGACCCGGGCACTGGCTGGGTCTGCTACGATGCCCTCGAAGGACGGGGCTCTGGGCGTGTGGCTTTAGGGGGCTCTTTCCAACGGTAGGGTCCCAGGGAGGGGACCGCACCTCTGCCccggagcaccccggggtgctgggagCCCTCCCGGACAcagctgggtgccctgggcaCCCTGGGTTGCTTGCCGTCTTCGAGGAGCATCTCGTTTTTCGGGGTGCAGCATGCGGCCCCTTCCTGCCGCGCAGCCGAGGGGCAGCCAGCGCGCATCCATCTGCGTATTGGTTACCTGCCATCTTATCTGCGCTCCGAAAGACAAAGGCacagttaaaacattttagaGCAGCCTTCATAGCGTATTAACATGTTATCTAACCCATTAAACCAGAGGCTTATCAGATAATCAAAGCCATTAAGCCCTGAAGCTGCTTCGACTTTGGGTGTGGGGATGGGAAATGCTCCTTCCGCTCCGCCGTCGTGCCATGCCCGGACCCCCTGTGCCGcgcccggaccccccccccccccgccccggcgagCGGCCGTATCCCACCCACCCACTGCAGACACGCGGTCCCGGGGCacccaccagcagctcctggctccgaGCGGGCGCCCGCGTCCCCGGGGACCTGGGGCTGCCGCAGGCCAGGGGTCCGGCTGGGGGGCATCGCGCTGACGCTGTGCCTGTCTCCCCGCAGATGAGCTGGATCTGGCCGTGCAGGAGGGGGAGAGGCGGGTGCGAACCCGCAGGAGCATCCCCGAGGGCTTCTCCTGGGGACCCTTCCAGGGCAGCATCCACAGCGAGCCAGCATCGCCGGGGCACGGCGAGACGGTAAGGAGCAATGCTGCCGCGGGCTGCCGGGGACAGCGGCGGGGAAGGTCCCAAGAAAATGAATTGTGTGGGGAGAGGAGTCGGTTTAGGAGGGATTTTCCCTGCCTGGGCTCCCAACCCCTGGGAATCGCCTGGTTTGGGTGCCCAGGAGGTTTCCCTGCCGTACGCTGCCCACCGCCCCGAGATCAGAGCATCGCAGGGGGACAGGATGCCGGCCattccctcctgtcccctcctgcacATGGCCGCAGGCAAGCGGGCTGCTCGGTGGCACCTGTGTCCTCGCAGGAGAGATGGAATCTGGGTTTCCCACCCCAAATTTGCTCCCGGAGGAGACTCCGGTTGTGCTTGGAAAGctccagggctctgcagcccgtggtgaagggGCGGGAGAGGAGGCAGCGTGGGGCGCCGGGGGGCCGGTGGCTGTCGGTGGCAGGAGCGCGCCGTGGGCCGCACGCTGCGCCGGGGTGAGCATCGGGGTGAGCGTGCATGGGTGTGcgtgggtgtggggggggggtgcacATGGGTGGGTTGTGGGTGCTGGATCCTCGCATCCCAGCCGCATCctcctccctgcatccccccgCAGCCACACGCAGGCAGCGCCAGCCCAGGGTCTTCGAGGCCGGAGAATCTCGCCCGGGCtccatccccacctcctcctcctcctcctcctcctcctctctccctcgctcttttttttacttttttttttttttttttttagctcaggcCCGTTTATCTTTGCCGAATTAAATCCTTGATTAACCCTTATCTGCCCAGTTTGGCTCCCTATCTCCCGGTTGGCGCCGTGTGTCCAGACACCCGGTACAGGATGATTGATTTCTTAAAGATATGCGCAGCTTTTTTCTGATACTTCATTTATTGTCTAAATATTTTTGCTCCCATTTCAGCAGCTCCCTTATCGAGCCCGGCTGATGattcccagcccagctctcctcccctgctcGCCTCCCTCCCTATCTCTGCTCGGGGAAGCAAGGAAGGAATCGCAGCCCCATCCCTGATACGGGCTGTCGCCCTCGGGTCCCTTCGTCTTTGTTGCTGGcgtcggggcggggggcgcagggGGTCTCCCCCAGAttctgcctggctctgctcttcGTCTCCACGTGGGAGATTATCCCATCCTGGGGTTTTAGTGGGAAATGGGAACACTGGCTGGCTTTAATGCCTCTTGTGGCATGGAGCATCGCCCGTGCCCATCGCTGCACtgatggaggagcaggaggaggaagaggaggagcaggaggaggaggaggaagatgcctGCCTGCCCCCCCAGCTGTTCCCACGGTGCCCCCCCAAAACAGCCTTGCTCGGGAGGGTGTACAAACCCGCTGGCAGCACCAGCCCGGGGGTGCCAAGGCACCGTGGAGCCCCCCATGCTGGCTCGCCCCGTGGCAgtccccccatccatccctgccccacgtcccccccccaGTTGCCCGGCCCTGGGGTGATgcccacggggagggggacagcgaGGGCATGGGGCCGTCCCGATAACGCCGTCCCGGCGGATGCGGAGCAGATAGGGTTTCCGATGGTTATCGGGCCGGTGCAGAGCGGAGACACTGACCTCTTTGTTCCAGGGAGAACAAGGAAGGGCTCgccacggggctggggctgctgaggggagCCGGGAcaggcaccctggggtgctgggagcaccctggggtgctgcagggccccTGGGCACCGCAGGGTCCTCCCTCCATCGGGGGGGCAGCCGCAGGTCCCCCCCATGCACGGAGCAAATTTGCAAACGCTCTGCAGAGacccttctctccctcccagccccggcaCGGGACATGGGTGGGCCACCACGGTCCCCTGGGTGGGCCACCACGGTCCCCGAGGGAGCTCAGCCCatgtgccaccagcagcacccgTCCCCACGTCCTACGCAGGGGTGTCCCTAAGCCCCCAGCCCCGTTTTTGACCCGCTGTCCGCAGGGGTAGGCGGGTtcccgcagcagcagcaacagcagcagcagcagcagcagcagcagcagcggcggcggcgtgCGGGTGCTGCGTGTGCACCCACGGGGCGTGCGTGCGCGTGCGCGTGTGCGAGCGCGTGTGCATGGGGTTTATCACGCTGCCGGCACTCGGCTCCTGGCGGTGATAAGGCCTCAACCGGCTGCGACTGTCAGGCTGAGTTGGAGGGTTTAGAAATATTGGGACGAATAATTAGATTTCATATCGTTACCGCGGCAGCCATCGGAGGATCAGGCAGATtaattcccccccgcccccccccccccactttctgCTTATTAATATTCATTAGAGATGCGGGAAGGCAGAGCTGGGCCCGGGCTGAGCGGGGagtgctgcagccccccaccctgaccccagcCCGTTTCGGGGACGGGTGCTCACCCCCCTCTCGCTACCTTCAGCAGAGCCCACCCGTGACGCTGGTGCTGGGGGAcgagagctgctggctgtcccGCCTGCCCCTCGTGCCCGGAGAGCCCGACGCCAACGCCGTGATCTACAGGAAGGGTTGGTACCGGTGCCGCGCGTCCccgtgcccggggcggggggtcctgggcgggggggggggggccgggcatGGCTGCCCCGGCACCTGGGTGAGGGAAGGGGTGCTGAGGGATGGGTCCCGGTCCCCCATCCATCCCAGCACCAGCCGTGCCCCCAGCTCGCTGCCGGTGCCTGCCCACCCCAGGCAGGGCCCGTGGCCCCCCCACGCCTGCCGGGGCAATGTCTGCTCCTCCGCCTCCCCCCTGACCCACCGCTGGCCGTCCCTGCGGCTTCCCCCCCGTCCCAGCCCTCCCCGGAGGGTCCCAGCATGCAGTGGCTGGTGCAAACATTGCTGCAAGCGTCAGCGCAAGCATCGCTGCATGCCGCTGGGGCAGGACTCGGCGTAAGCCTTGGTGCAAGACTCAATGCACGTGTTGGCGTGAGACTCAGCGCAAGCGTTACTGCGAGCATTGGTGCAAGTGCTGCTGGAAGACAGCAGAAACAGTGGTGCAAGAGTTACTGCACGGAATGGTGTGAGACAGTGCGAGCATTACTGCAAGCGTTGGTGCAAGCATTGGTGCACGACTCGGCACAAGCATTGGTGCAAGACTCGGTGCAAGCATTACCGCATGCATTGGTGCAAGTGTTGGTGCAAGTGTGGGTGCACGACTCAGCACAAGCGTTGGTGCAAGCGTCGGTGCACGACAGCACAAGCATTGGTGCAAGTGTTGGTGCAAGCGTCGGTGTAAGATTCAGTGCAAGCGTTACTGCACGCATTGGTGTAAGACTCAGTGCAAGCACTGGTGCAAGACTCGGTGCAAGCattgctgcatgcattggtgcaAGTGTTGGTGTAGGCATCGGTGCATGACAGCACAAGCATTGGTGCAAGTGTTGGTGCAAGTGTCGGTGTAAGATTCAGTGCAAGCATTACTGCACGCATTGGTGTAAGACTCAGTGCAAGCACTGGTGCAAGACTCGGTGCAAGCACTGGTGCAAGACGCAGTGCAAGCATTACCGCATGCATTGGTGCAAGTGTTGGTGCAAGTGTGGGTGCACGACAGCACAAGCATTGGTGCAAGTGTTGGTGCAAGCGTTGGTGTAAGATTCAGTGCAAGCATTACTGCACGCATTGGTGTAAGACTCAGCACAAGCACTGGTGCAAGACTCGGTGCAAGCATTACCGCATGCATTGGTGCAAGTGTTGGTGCAAGTGCGGGTGCACGACTCAGCACAAGCATTGGTGCAAGCGTGGGTGCACGACAGCACAAGCACTGCTGCGAGCGTTACTGCACGCAGTGGCGTAAGACTCGGCGCAAGCACTGGTGCAAGCCTCGGTGCAAGCATTACCGCATGCATTGGTGCAAGTGTTGGTGCAAGCGCGGGTGCACGACTCAGCACAAGCATTGGTGCAAGCGTGGGTGCACGACAGCACAAGCACTGCTGCGAGCGTTACTGCACGCAGTGGCGTAAGACTCGGCGCAAGCACTGGTGCAAGCCTCGGTGCAAGCATTACCGCATGCATTGGTGCAAGTGTTGGTGCAAGCGCGGGTGCACGACTCAGCACAAACATTGGTGCAAGCGTGGGTGCACGACTCAGCACAAGCATTGGTGCAAGCGCGGGTGCACGACTCAGCACAAGCATTGGTGCAAGCGTGGGTGCACGACTCAGCACAAGCATTGGTGCAAGCGTGGGTGCACGACAGCACAAGCGCTGCTGCGAGCGTTACTGCACGCAGTGGCGTAAGACTCGGCGCAAGCACTGGTGCAAGCCTCGGTGCAAGCATTACCGCATGCATTGGTGCAAGTGTTGGTGCAAGCGCGGGTGCACGACTCAGCACAAGCATTGGTGCAAGTGCGGGTGCACGACTCAGCACAAGCATTGGTGCAAGCGTGGGTGCACGACTCAGCACAAGCATTGGTGCAAGCGTGGGTGCACGACAGCACAAGCGCTGCTGCGAGCGTTACTGCACGCAGCGGCGTAAGACCCGGCGCAAGCACTGGTGCAAGCCTCGGCGCAAGCGAGACGCCGTGCGAGTATTGGTGCAGGACTCCGTGCGAGCACGACTGCGAGCACGGGTGCAAACCTGGGCGCAGGGCGGAGCGGGAGCCGGCCGGCAGGGCCGCGCCAGGCAGCGCCAGGCGTGGGCAGGCACCGCCACCTCCAGGCAGGCCGGGGCTCAGCCACAGCGCGGAGGAAGcaccgggcgctgccggggcagcggggacggaggggacggggagggcgcGGAGCCATGcgggcagcagcacagcagcaggagggggggtctggggggtggggggggccgcgCTGACCGCTACCCTCCCGCACCCCGCAGACGAAGCCCTGTGGTGCCGGACGACGCGTGCCCTGCGAGAGGACGAGGCCGTGCGCGCCTTCGTGGTGGCAGAGCCGCCGGCCATCCCCAACCACCACGCCGTGAAAGCGGAGCCCGCCAACTCGCCGTACCCGGCCGCGCTGCACTCGGACATCCAGCTGCTGCCGCAGCAAGCCGGCATGGCCGCCATCCTGGCCACCGCCGTGGTTAACAGTGAGTCCCCGGGACAGAGAGCGTGGCGtgggacgggggcgggggggaacgtGGTGCGgcccgcggggccgggaccgcgccgggggtccccggcccATCGTGCAAGCGATGTACGTCCCTTCCTTGTCCCTTCCGCTCCACAGAGGACGTCTTCCCGTGCAAGGACTGCGGGATCTGGTACCGGAGCGAGCGCAACCTGCAAGCCCACCTGATGTACTACTGTGCCAGCCGGCAAAGCGCCGGCTCGCCCGCCCTGGAGGAGAAGCCCAAGGAGACCTACCCCAACGAGCGCGTCTGCCCCTTCCCCCAGTGCAAGAAGAGCTGCCCCAGCGCGAGCTCCCTGGAGATCCACATGCGGAGCCACAGCGGTACGGCACGgcgtgctgctgcagcctggggacgcCGAGCCACGTGCAAAGACCCCCAGGAGCCGGCGGgatggaggggcagggaggctgcGCGGCTGCAGCACAGTGACCAGTTAGATGAGGTTCTCCCCCAGTTGGGTTACTGGTTTGGGGCTGCTGGCTTGTAGGTCTTGCCCCATCTCAGCCCTGTAAAGTTGTAGGGGGCATCCTGCTTCCCGCAGCCGGCACCGTTCCCACGGTCCCCGTCCCCCTTCCCTGGGCACTGAGGCGTCTGCCTGTCTGTCCTGCAGGAGAGCGGCCGTTCGTCTGCCTGATCTGCCTGTCCGCCTTCACCACGAAAGCCAACTGCGAGCGTCACCTGAAGGTGCACACGGACACCCTGAACGGTGAGTGAGCGCTGCCCGGCGTCCCCGCagggccagccctgtcccctccagcacagcctggggacGTGGACCCGCTCCCCACCggtctccccctgccccgctgggTGCCATCCTGCCAGCTCAGCCCCGCGCCGCGTTCCCCGCAGGCGTCTGCCACAGCTGCGGCTTCATCTCCACCACGAGGGACATCCTCTACAGCCACCTGGTCACCAACCATATGATCTGCCAGCCGGGCTCCAAGGGAGAGGTGTACTcgccggggccagccctgcccgctgccaaaCCCCTCGCCCCCGGTGGGTACcgcggcgtggggggggggggggggggacgcgtgCCAGCGCCCCGCGCAGAGCCTGGCATTGCCACGGACGGCTGCGGCCCCAAACGGCtccggctgcggggagggaggcGGAGGACGGGGCGAGCATCCCTGTGTCGGGTCTGTCGGGTAATGGCAGTGCCTCTCTCCCCTCGGCAGGGCTGAGCCAGACGAACAACGCGCCCCTGCGGAAGTGCAGCCTGCCGGCGTTCCTGCCCGAGGGGCTGCCGGCACTGCCGCAGCAGGTGGTGCTGCacggccccctgcccgccccaccgCCTGGTCCCGATGTCGtgtcccccccggcaccgcccgcctCACCCCCCGACGCCAGGGCCAGCAAGCTCTCGCCACCAGCCCAGCCGCAGAACGGGGAAggtccatcctcctcctcctcttcctcctcctcctccagcgaGGCCGTCCGCATCAAGGACGAGCCCACCGGCAGCCCGGCGAGCGAGGCGGAGTTGCCAAAAAGCGgcggccctggggaggggggcggcagCCCCGACGCCTGCTCCCGGACCTCGTCCCCCCGCAGCCTGCCCTCGACAAAGGTCAAGTCGGAGCTCGCCAGCCCCACGCCGGGCTCCAGCCCAGTGCCCAGCGAGCCAGGGACGGGCACGGCCGGCGGCACGGTCTTCCTACCCCAGTACGTGTTCGGCCACGAAGCCGCAGTGGTGCCGCAGGCGTCGGAGATCCTGGCGAAGATGTCGGAGCTGGTGCACAGCCGGCTGAAGCAGGGCCACGGCGGCGCGGTGCTGCCCGCCATCTACGCCGGCACGCCGGTGCCCAAGGGTGCCACGTGCTTCGAGTGCGAGATCACCTTCAACAATATCAACAACTACTACGTGCACAAGCGCCTCTACTGCTCCAGCCGGCACCTCGCCGAGGACAGCCCCCCCGGGGCGCGCAAGCTCAaagccccccccggggcacccaaGGGTCCTCCTGCCCCGGGGACGCTGCTGTCCCCCCTGGCGGGCGACAGGCAGGGGACGCcggcaggggacggggacgccgGCCGGGATGCcacgccgccggccgccccgctggAGGTGAAAGCGGAGGAGGGGGGTGGCAAAGCGGGGTCCCCCGAGGCGGAGGGGGGATCGGGGCGGTGCAGCGAGGACAGCCAGAGCCCTGGCAGCTCGGCAGGGGACGAGGGGGACGAGGACCCCAGCAAGACGCTGTGCGAGGCGTGCAACATCCGCTTCAGCCGCCACGAGACCTACGTGGTGCACAAGCGTTTCTACTGTGCCTCCCGCCACgacccccccctccgccgccccacCGCCCCCAAAGTCCccttcctgccccagcccctccgcacccGCAAACGCCGCAAGCTCTACGAGATCCACGGGGCCGCTCACCGCCCCACCgaacccccgccggcccccgagccgccgccggcccccgacCCTCCGGGTGCtgccccctcgccccgctccaGCCCGGATGCCGACGGTCCCATCGACCTGAGCAAGAAGCCGCGGCGGCAGGGCGAACCGGTGCCGGCGCCGCTGCTACCCTTGGCCGACTACCACGAATGCACTGCTTGCCGCATCAGCTTCAACAGCCTCGACAGCTACCTGGCCCACAAGAAGTACCAGTGCCCGGccaccccgctgcagccccgcacCCTCGAGCACCTCCAGAAGATGAAGGGGCCCGTGCCTGCCCCCCTCAAGGGTcggcgcagccccagcagccccagcgagGGGGACCCCGAAGGCGTGCGGGTGAGGGTGGCtccggcggggagccccggcatCCCCTACCCGGGTGCATCGGGGGCGGACTCGCTGCAGCGGCACCCCAAgggtcccctgccacccccggggGCGAAGGGACCCCTCTCCGCCTGTCCCTACTGTCCCCTCAACGGGGCCGTCAAGGGCGATCTCCTCGAGCACTTCCGTAACGCCCACGGGCTCTTCGTGGCCaagccggcggcggccgggcaggggctccccgacaccccggtgcccggtgccggcaGGACGCCCGAGCCCCCGCTGCCCACGGCATcacccccgcgcccgcctgccccccgcctccgccgggaCAGCTTCAACGGCAAGGAGGGTCGGGAAGGCAACGGCAGCCCCCGACCCCCCGCCTCGCCCCAGCCCCCCGCTTCGCCCGGAGCCCCCGAGGGACTGCGGGAAGCTGCCCGCAagccccccacgccccccgccTACACGGacaggggggtgcagacccccccagccAAGGCtatgcccggccccgtgcccaaCGGCAACCACAGGTACTGTCGCCTCTGCAACATCAAGTTCAGCAGCCTCTCCACCTTCATCGCCCACAAGAAGTATTACTGCTCCTCCCACGCCGCCGAGCACGTCAAGTAAAGCTCCCCCATTGCCCCCCACCActgcctggggggctgcaggggctgggggtccgggAACCGATGGCCAGCACCCTCCCCTCGCAGGGGTCGGGGTGATGGAGGACCTCCAGGAGGCTCTGCCAGGGCGGCTTCGGCATCTGGAGGCCCCTCCGGTGTCCCCAGACTTCGCCCcgggttgggggggggtcccaggccgAGGAcactgcgggggggggagcatggtgctggctggggggccagcccccccccccccccccccccccccccggcccccggtgCGTGCGGAGCCCTTACCTCTGCCCCTGCCGCAGCCGGGGCCGACGctgcagggaaactgaggcaggaggaagatgcatgaccctgccccagccaggggtcggggggggggggggggggggggggctctacCCTCATGTAGACACtacagggatggggagggggcccGGCGCAGCTGAGCGTggccccaggcaccccaggaaGCGTGTGCGTGCCCCCCACCACGGACCGGACCCTGCAGGGAGACAGCACTGAAGCCGAGGATGAAGCAACCCTGGGAACCGTGTGTATAAGTGTGTACAGAAATAAATATGTCTAATAAAGCCGGGCTGCCACCTGCGTGCAGCTGGGGGACactgcaggggctggcacagccacCGTCACCCTGGGGGGTCAGGGACAtcaggctggggacggggacatcgAGTATGTATAGCCACGGGGTGGCAGGGACAGCACGCAACAGCGGGGCAGAGCACGGCATCCCCGTGCTGGCCCTGGCACCCCTCGGTGGCACCCACCTCACCCTGGGTGTCACACGTGTGTGGCATGTGGAGATGCAGCcgccaggctgggctgcaggctaATGGCTCGTTAATTAGCAGGTTAATGAAGCCCCCACAGAGCTCTGGTCTCTGCCACGTTGGCTGTCCCCACACCGGAGCCCCAGACCCCTGCGGTGGGGTCCCCAGGGGAGCGCGACTCGAGGCCCCACGTCCCCTGCAGTgcattgcgggggggggggatgccccTAAGCACAACCCACAGCTCaccccagtgcttcccagtatAGCACAGGTGGGTAACGGGtcattcccctccctcccagcttgcccagcctggctggcagggcTTGCACTTGGGGGACGCGGGCCAGGCTCTCGGTCTCCCACTCTTCCCAGTGAGGGACGCGCCTGCCAGGTCACTATAACCCAGTGTCGCCCCAGGCTCTGTTTTGTTTCCCAGTCCGGTATCCCTGGAGCTGGGGGGCATTGCGGTCCCCATGGGGTGGCTGCCAAGGGGGCCAGGGAGCCCAGGAGCTAAAACACCCACCCAAGAGGGGTGCACCCTCCCCTCCTCGTGGCTGGCCTGCGGTGCCAGGAGGGGGTCTCGGCTccgtgccgggggccgggccccgcgtGCCAGCTGGGGCGCAGGGAGGAGGACGAAGGCAGCAGCTCCCTTGGGGAGCGCTTGCGACAGGTCCCTTCCTTGCACGCTCTTGCACCgctgcccggcccagccccagcaTGCCAAGTGGGGCAAGTGGctgagcctccccccccccaaaccctcccaccCAGCAAAAGCGAGATGAGATGCAGCTGGCATCAGCAGAGCTttacttaaataaatatatttacagagtACAGATATTACAGAGAAGACCCGGCCACGTAAAGCACAATGCAAGGAGAGGCTGTGCCGGGCATCACAGCAGCTTCGCCCCCGGGTATTGACCTAGTGGGGTGCCAGGACCACcaagggatgggggggagggagaggagggggaacaGGGCACCCGACCCTCACTGCAGCATCTTCCtgcggggcaggggtgggaggctgcagggcaggaggctctgcAGCGGCGGGCTGCTCTCCGCCTCCTTCGGCTCTTCCGTGGCATCCAGGAGCTGCTGCATGTAGCAGGAGGTGCCGAGCAGGACGTGGCCGGTGGCCTGCATGGTGAAGAGCGTCCAGCGCAGGGCTtccctgggcagggaggaagggggtgAGCATC is drawn from Mycteria americana isolate JAX WOST 10 ecotype Jacksonville Zoo and Gardens chromosome 8, USCA_MyAme_1.0, whole genome shotgun sequence and contains these coding sequences:
- the ZFPM1 gene encoding zinc finger protein ZFPM1 isoform X1, whose translation is MSRRKQSNPRQIKRSLAAMEEGEDGPAGEKSPLEREGAASDHEGSAEHDASSPPGSEESRDAPESPKEPEKPDAGENPREPDAWNGPDELDLAVQEGERRVRTRRSIPEGFSWGPFQGSIHSEPASPGHGETQSPPVTLVLGDESCWLSRLPLVPGEPDANAVIYRKDEALWCRTTRALREDEAVRAFVVAEPPAIPNHHAVKAEPANSPYPAALHSDIQLLPQQAGMAAILATAVVNKDVFPCKDCGIWYRSERNLQAHLMYYCASRQSAGSPALEEKPKETYPNERVCPFPQCKKSCPSASSLEIHMRSHSGERPFVCLICLSAFTTKANCERHLKVHTDTLNGVCHSCGFISTTRDILYSHLVTNHMICQPGSKGEVYSPGPALPAAKPLAPGLSQTNNAPLRKCSLPAFLPEGLPALPQQVVLHGPLPAPPPGPDVVSPPAPPASPPDARASKLSPPAQPQNGEGPSSSSSSSSSSSEAVRIKDEPTGSPASEAELPKSGGPGEGGGSPDACSRTSSPRSLPSTKVKSELASPTPGSSPVPSEPGTGTAGGTVFLPQYVFGHEAAVVPQASEILAKMSELVHSRLKQGHGGAVLPAIYAGTPVPKGATCFECEITFNNINNYYVHKRLYCSSRHLAEDSPPGARKLKAPPGAPKGPPAPGTLLSPLAGDRQGTPAGDGDAGRDATPPAAPLEVKAEEGGGKAGSPEAEGGSGRCSEDSQSPGSSAGDEGDEDPSKTLCEACNIRFSRHETYVVHKRFYCASRHDPPLRRPTAPKVPFLPQPLRTRKRRKLYEIHGAAHRPTEPPPAPEPPPAPDPPGAAPSPRSSPDADGPIDLSKKPRRQGEPVPAPLLPLADYHECTACRISFNSLDSYLAHKKYQCPATPLQPRTLEHLQKMKGPVPAPLKGRRSPSSPSEGDPEGVRVRVAPAGSPGIPYPGASGADSLQRHPKGPLPPPGAKGPLSACPYCPLNGAVKGDLLEHFRNAHGLFVAKPAAAGQGLPDTPVPGAGRTPEPPLPTASPPRPPAPRLRRDSFNGKEGREGNGSPRPPASPQPPASPGAPEGLREAARKPPTPPAYTDRGVQTPPAKAMPGPVPNGNHRYCRLCNIKFSSLSTFIAHKKYYCSSHAAEHVK
- the ZFPM1 gene encoding zinc finger protein ZFPM1 isoform X4, giving the protein MSRRKQSNPRQIKRSLAAMEEGEDGPAGEKSPLEREGAASDHEGSAEHDASSPPGSEESRDAPESPKEPEKPDAGENPREPDAWNGPDELDLAVQEGERRVRTRRSIPEGFSWGPFQGSIHSEPASPGHGETQSPPVTLVLGDESCWLSRLPLVPGEPDANAVIYRKDEALWCRTTRALREDEAVRAFVVAEPPAIPNHHAVKAEPANSPYPAALHSDIQLLPQQAGMAAILATAVVNKDVFPCKDCGIWYRSERNLQAHLMYYCASRQSAGSPALEEKPKETYPNERVCPFPQCKKSCPSASSLEIHMRSHSGERPFVCLICLSAFTTKANCERHLKVHTDTLNGLSQTNNAPLRKCSLPAFLPEGLPALPQQVVLHGPLPAPPPGPDVVSPPAPPASPPDARASKLSPPAQPQNGEGPSSSSSSSSSSSEAVRIKDEPTGSPASEAELPKSGGPGEGGGSPDACSRTSSPRSLPSTKVKSELASPTPGSSPVPSEPGTGTAGGTVFLPQYVFGHEAAVVPQASEILAKMSELVHSRLKQGHGGAVLPAIYAGTPVPKGATCFECEITFNNINNYYVHKRLYCSSRHLAEDSPPGARKLKAPPGAPKGPPAPGTLLSPLAGDRQGTPAGDGDAGRDATPPAAPLEVKAEEGGGKAGSPEAEGGSGRCSEDSQSPGSSAGDEGDEDPSKTLCEACNIRFSRHETYVVHKRFYCASRHDPPLRRPTAPKVPFLPQPLRTRKRRKLYEIHGAAHRPTEPPPAPEPPPAPDPPGAAPSPRSSPDADGPIDLSKKPRRQGEPVPAPLLPLADYHECTACRISFNSLDSYLAHKKYQCPATPLQPRTLEHLQKMKGPVPAPLKGRRSPSSPSEGDPEGVRVRVAPAGSPGIPYPGASGADSLQRHPKGPLPPPGAKGPLSACPYCPLNGAVKGDLLEHFRNAHGLFVAKPAAAGQGLPDTPVPGAGRTPEPPLPTASPPRPPAPRLRRDSFNGKEGREGNGSPRPPASPQPPASPGAPEGLREAARKPPTPPAYTDRGVQTPPAKAMPGPVPNGNHRYCRLCNIKFSSLSTFIAHKKYYCSSHAAEHVK
- the ZFPM1 gene encoding zinc finger protein ZFPM1 isoform X3, whose amino-acid sequence is MEEGEDGPAGEKSPLEREGAASDHEGSAEHDASSPPGSEESRDAPESPKEPEKPDAGENPREPDAWNGPDELDLAVQEGERRVRTRRSIPEGFSWGPFQGSIHSEPASPGHGETQSPPVTLVLGDESCWLSRLPLVPGEPDANAVIYRKDEALWCRTTRALREDEAVRAFVVAEPPAIPNHHAVKAEPANSPYPAALHSDIQLLPQQAGMAAILATAVVNKDVFPCKDCGIWYRSERNLQAHLMYYCASRQSAGSPALEEKPKETYPNERVCPFPQCKKSCPSASSLEIHMRSHSGERPFVCLICLSAFTTKANCERHLKVHTDTLNGVCHSCGFISTTRDILYSHLVTNHMICQPGSKGEVYSPGPALPAAKPLAPGLSQTNNAPLRKCSLPAFLPEGLPALPQQVVLHGPLPAPPPGPDVVSPPAPPASPPDARASKLSPPAQPQNGEGPSSSSSSSSSSSEAVRIKDEPTGSPASEAELPKSGGPGEGGGSPDACSRTSSPRSLPSTKVKSELASPTPGSSPVPSEPGTGTAGGTVFLPQYVFGHEAAVVPQASEILAKMSELVHSRLKQGHGGAVLPAIYAGTPVPKGATCFECEITFNNINNYYVHKRLYCSSRHLAEDSPPGARKLKAPPGAPKGPPAPGTLLSPLAGDRQGTPAGDGDAGRDATPPAAPLEVKAEEGGGKAGSPEAEGGSGRCSEDSQSPGSSAGDEGDEDPSKTLCEACNIRFSRHETYVVHKRFYCASRHDPPLRRPTAPKVPFLPQPLRTRKRRKLYEIHGAAHRPTEPPPAPEPPPAPDPPGAAPSPRSSPDADGPIDLSKKPRRQGEPVPAPLLPLADYHECTACRISFNSLDSYLAHKKYQCPATPLQPRTLEHLQKMKGPVPAPLKGRRSPSSPSEGDPEGVRVRVAPAGSPGIPYPGASGADSLQRHPKGPLPPPGAKGPLSACPYCPLNGAVKGDLLEHFRNAHGLFVAKPAAAGQGLPDTPVPGAGRTPEPPLPTASPPRPPAPRLRRDSFNGKEGREGNGSPRPPASPQPPASPGAPEGLREAARKPPTPPAYTDRGVQTPPAKAMPGPVPNGNHRYCRLCNIKFSSLSTFIAHKKYYCSSHAAEHVK